In Methylocystis echinoides, one genomic interval encodes:
- a CDS encoding GDP-L-fucose synthase, with the protein MSKKRVWVAGHKGMVGSALVRQLRGRGDDVLEVDRSIVDLRNQLAVEVWLKQNKPDAILFAAAKVGGISANDSFPADFIYDNLAIETNIIHSAHQAGIDRLVFLGSSCIYPKFAPQPIKEESLLTGPLEPTNEWYAIAKIAGIKLCQAYRKQYGRRYISVMPCNLYGPNDNFDLNTSHVLPALIRKFHEARVEGTKEVVVWGTGKPLREFLHVDDLARGVLFCLDKYNEYEHINCGAGSEISIEALAKLVSSSVGYDGRIVFDITKPDGTPRKLMDSSRIRELGWTPEISLEQGIARTYAWFLSNWVARAGDKAA; encoded by the coding sequence ATGAGCAAGAAACGCGTTTGGGTGGCCGGTCACAAAGGCATGGTTGGCTCCGCTCTTGTGCGCCAACTAAGAGGCCGCGGAGACGACGTTCTTGAGGTTGATCGGTCTATTGTTGACCTCCGCAACCAACTCGCCGTCGAGGTTTGGCTCAAGCAGAACAAGCCTGATGCGATATTATTTGCAGCTGCAAAAGTCGGAGGGATCTCCGCTAATGACAGCTTTCCAGCGGATTTCATCTATGATAATCTTGCCATCGAAACTAATATTATCCATTCAGCGCATCAAGCAGGAATAGATCGCCTGGTGTTCTTGGGGTCTTCCTGCATTTATCCGAAGTTTGCGCCACAGCCTATAAAGGAAGAATCGCTCTTGACCGGCCCGCTCGAGCCAACCAACGAGTGGTACGCGATCGCAAAGATAGCGGGAATCAAACTTTGCCAAGCTTACCGAAAACAATATGGACGGCGCTACATTTCGGTGATGCCGTGCAATCTCTATGGGCCCAACGATAACTTCGACCTTAATACAAGCCACGTTTTGCCCGCGCTCATCCGCAAGTTCCATGAAGCGAGAGTTGAGGGAACCAAGGAAGTTGTTGTCTGGGGGACAGGAAAGCCCCTCAGAGAATTTCTGCACGTCGACGATCTAGCGCGGGGCGTACTATTTTGTTTAGATAAATACAATGAATATGAACACATCAACTGCGGTGCCGGGTCCGAGATCTCAATTGAAGCTCTTGCGAAGCTGGTCTCGTCCAGTGTTGGATACGATGGCCGGATTGTTTTCGATATCACGAAACCAGATGGCACGCCTCGCAAACTAATGGATTCCAGTCGGATTCGGGAACTGGGCTGGACCCCCGAAATCAGCCTTGAGCAAGGAATTGCGCGAACATATGCATGGTTTCTCTCGAATTGGGTAGCGCGCGCCGGGGATAAGGCTGCCTAG
- a CDS encoding ATP-binding cassette domain-containing protein, producing the protein MIRLEKVSKFYGELRVIDDVSLAIRRSETTVLIGPSGSGKSTLLALMTGLEWPDCGAITIDACPLTPRSALRLRRRMGYVIQDGGLFPHLTARQNVELMAKEASWPAEKRRERLDMLSALTSIPSSVLNRYPLELSGGQRQRVSLMRALMLDPDILLMDEPLGALDPMIRADLQDQLKTIFQNLAKTVVLVTHDLGEAAFFGATIILVHQGRIAQQGQFHDLVEHPLEPFVSRFIHAQLPRLSMLDRQARNSRGPRG; encoded by the coding sequence ATGATTCGACTGGAGAAAGTCAGCAAATTTTATGGCGAACTCCGAGTCATTGACGACGTTAGCCTGGCTATAAGACGCAGCGAGACAACAGTGCTAATCGGGCCGTCTGGATCGGGAAAATCCACGCTGCTGGCGTTGATGACAGGGCTGGAATGGCCCGACTGCGGGGCGATCACGATCGACGCCTGTCCGCTCACGCCTCGGTCGGCGCTCCGACTGCGGCGGCGGATGGGCTACGTCATCCAGGATGGCGGACTGTTCCCTCATCTCACTGCCCGCCAGAATGTCGAGCTCATGGCGAAGGAGGCCAGCTGGCCGGCGGAAAAGCGCCGTGAGCGGCTGGATATGTTGTCCGCGCTCACGAGTATCCCATCGTCCGTTCTGAACCGTTACCCCTTGGAGTTATCGGGGGGGCAGCGCCAACGTGTTTCCCTCATGCGGGCGCTGATGCTCGACCCTGATATTCTTCTAATGGATGAGCCCCTCGGCGCGCTTGACCCTATGATCCGAGCCGACTTGCAGGACCAGCTCAAGACCATCTTTCAGAATCTGGCGAAGACTGTCGTGCTCGTAACTCACGACCTTGGCGAGGCGGCGTTCTTCGGGGCGACAATCATACTCGTGCATCAAGGGCGGATCGCTCAGCAGGGGCAATTCCACGACCTGGTCGAGCATCCGCTAGAGCCCTTCGTCAGCCGGTTTATTCATGCGCAACTGCCGCGCCTTTCGATGTTGGATAGGCAGGCTCGCAACTCCAGAGGGCCGCGCGGGTGA
- the tnpB gene encoding IS66 family insertion sequence element accessory protein TnpB (TnpB, as the term is used for proteins encoded by IS66 family insertion elements, is considered an accessory protein, since TnpC, encoded by a neighboring gene, is a DDE family transposase.) — MIGPTRAVRVMVATKPVDFRKGAEGLAALVRETMKADPFDGALYVFRAKRADRIKLVYWDGTGVCLFAKRLEDGEFRWPKIEDGTMRLSATQFSALLEGLDWRRVQCAKETPAPALSG, encoded by the coding sequence ATGATCGGCCCGACTCGCGCGGTTCGCGTAATGGTGGCGACGAAGCCCGTGGATTTTCGCAAGGGTGCCGAAGGCCTCGCCGCCTTGGTGCGCGAAACAATGAAAGCGGACCCTTTCGACGGCGCGCTCTACGTTTTCCGCGCCAAGCGCGCAGATCGGATCAAGTTGGTCTATTGGGACGGCACAGGCGTCTGTCTCTTCGCCAAGCGGCTCGAGGATGGCGAGTTTCGCTGGCCGAAGATCGAAGACGGAACGATGCGGCTCTCCGCGACGCAATTTTCGGCGCTGCTCGAGGGGCTCGATTGGCGGCGCGTCCAATGCGCGAAAGAGACGCCGGCGCCGGCATTGTCGGGATGA
- a CDS encoding HGGxSTG domain-containing protein: protein MLTSPRCGAKTRSGAPCQAPAVSGKARCRMHGGAKGSGAPKRNSNALTHGLSTAEAIKARKALRELIRQSRNRAKLVE, encoded by the coding sequence ATGCTGACGAGCCCCCGGTGTGGCGCCAAAACCCGTTCCGGCGCCCCCTGCCAGGCGCCGGCGGTTTCGGGCAAGGCCCGATGCCGTATGCATGGCGGCGCAAAGGGATCGGGCGCGCCGAAGAGGAACTCCAACGCATTGACGCACGGTCTCTCTACAGCGGAGGCCATCAAGGCCCGCAAGGCCCTCCGCGAATTGATCCGGCAGTCACGTAACCGCGCAAAATTGGTCGAATAG
- a CDS encoding glycine betaine ABC transporter substrate-binding protein, whose protein sequence is MKRRGKKFLLVLCLASILSSSLNASRPEEEIRIGSKKFTESVILADIASKLAGSIGATVMHRQELGGTRLLWGALLAGEIDVYPEYTGTLMGEMFAREGVRDQASLGQALAKRGLLISRSLGFSNAYGLGMAAGRAELLRISKISDLPRHASLRFGLGDEFLSRADGWPAVQATYGLSAADVRGLDHDIAYKGLAEGLIDVMDVYRTDPEVEYYGVRTLDDDLHIFQESTAILLYRADLRQRAPRALSAMLRLEGRIDQQLMIGMNRAVKVDRRSESEVAAQFLAANFSLIDTQPLEGLARRLVRRTIEHLKLTTISLGAAILVALPLGVIAARRPVLGRAILAAASIVQTIPSLALLVFMIPILGIGPGPAIAALFLYSLLPIIRNTATALQDIPPSIRISAIALGLTPSRRLTLIELPMASPAILAGMKTAAVINVGAATLGALIGAGGYGQPIFTGVRLDNFGLILEGAVPAALLALLVQGLFDLAERYLTPRGLRLKQPV, encoded by the coding sequence GTGAAACGACGCGGAAAGAAATTCCTACTTGTCCTTTGTCTGGCTTCGATTCTTAGTTCGTCACTTAACGCGAGTCGTCCCGAAGAAGAAATCCGCATCGGCTCCAAAAAATTTACCGAGTCGGTGATCCTCGCCGACATAGCGTCAAAACTCGCCGGCTCGATCGGCGCAACCGTAATGCATCGTCAAGAACTCGGTGGAACAAGGCTGTTGTGGGGGGCCTTGCTGGCGGGCGAGATCGACGTCTACCCAGAATACACCGGAACGCTCATGGGCGAGATGTTCGCGCGTGAAGGCGTCCGCGATCAGGCGTCGCTTGGCCAGGCGCTTGCCAAGCGTGGGCTCCTCATCAGTCGCTCGCTCGGCTTTAGCAACGCCTACGGTCTGGGCATGGCGGCGGGCCGAGCGGAGCTATTGAGAATCTCCAAGATCTCAGATCTTCCCCGTCATGCGTCGCTGCGTTTCGGGCTGGGCGATGAATTCCTCAGTCGGGCAGACGGTTGGCCTGCTGTCCAGGCGACTTACGGCCTCAGCGCCGCGGACGTCCGCGGATTGGACCACGACATTGCTTACAAAGGACTGGCCGAAGGCTTAATCGACGTAATGGACGTATACCGGACCGATCCCGAAGTTGAGTACTACGGCGTTCGAACCCTTGACGACGATTTGCACATTTTTCAGGAGAGTACGGCCATCCTTCTCTATCGGGCCGACCTCCGCCAGCGCGCGCCAAGAGCGCTCTCGGCTATGCTTCGGCTCGAGGGTCGAATCGACCAACAGTTAATGATCGGCATGAATCGCGCCGTGAAGGTCGACCGACGCTCAGAAAGCGAGGTGGCGGCTCAGTTCTTGGCCGCAAATTTCTCATTGATCGATACGCAACCTTTAGAAGGTTTAGCAAGACGACTTGTTCGTCGCACCATCGAACATCTAAAGCTTACCACCATCTCGCTTGGCGCGGCGATTCTCGTCGCCTTGCCGCTAGGCGTCATCGCCGCGAGGCGTCCAGTCCTCGGTCGAGCGATCCTGGCGGCGGCGAGCATTGTTCAGACAATCCCTTCGCTTGCGCTTTTAGTGTTCATGATCCCAATACTAGGCATTGGCCCGGGGCCCGCCATCGCCGCGCTATTTCTTTACAGTCTGTTACCGATCATCCGGAACACAGCGACGGCGTTGCAGGACATCCCCCCTTCCATCCGCATTTCCGCAATCGCGCTCGGCCTGACGCCTAGCCGGCGCCTAACGCTCATCGAGCTTCCGATGGCTTCGCCAGCAATTCTAGCCGGCATGAAAACGGCCGCAGTGATCAATGTTGGCGCTGCGACGCTTGGCGCCTTGATTGGAGCCGGAGGCTACGGCCAGCCGATTTTTACCGGCGTGCGACTGGATAATTTTGGTCTGATCCTCGAAGGCGCCGTGCCAGCGGCGCTGCTCGCACTTCTCGTGCAGGGGCTGTTCGACCTCGCCGAGCGTTATTTAACTCCCCGCGGGTTGCGTCTCAAGCAGCCGGTCTGA
- a CDS encoding transposase: MKTLHRDRFGKRSEKLGADDAEQQSFVFEEVETGLAAIDARLAAKADSKPRKTRRDKPRFPSHLERVEEVMEPGFPMSSKARSESRSGGRRASGSMSCARVSG; the protein is encoded by the coding sequence ATCAAGACGCTTCATCGCGACCGCTTCGGGAAGCGCTCCGAAAAGCTCGGCGCCGACGACGCCGAGCAACAAAGCTTCGTGTTCGAAGAAGTCGAAACCGGGCTCGCGGCAATTGACGCGCGGTTGGCCGCGAAGGCGGACTCCAAGCCGCGCAAGACGCGTCGCGACAAGCCACGGTTTCCCTCGCATCTGGAGCGGGTCGAGGAAGTCATGGAGCCTGGATTCCCGATGAGCTCCAAGGCAAGGAGCGAGTCGAGATCGGGCGGGAGGAGAGCGTCAGGCTCGATGTCGTGCGCGCGCGTTTCCGGC
- a CDS encoding tyrosine-type recombinase/integrase — MDTKVSRPRLGRGLKDWRHALTRLEGAYADGTLRAYRADMEVFESWCSRAKRAAIPACPETLAAFVAQQSELVAPSTLKRRVAAIRKIHRLMKLENPATDEEVLIAMRRALRKRPTRPRQALGLTSSFRNRLIAACPDSLLGKRDRALIALGYDTLCRRAELVALQVEDIVGSDNQTAQILIRRSKSDPYGHGRLGYVSPDTRQLLNVWLRAAKIEEGFIFRTVRRGSVGRQPLHPSSINRILKRNAAAAKLHPRDIEAISGHSMRVGAAQDMIVSGLSILPIMQAGGWKSVNVVNRYVENANLTPLLERARAGVQMIAKK, encoded by the coding sequence ATGGATACGAAAGTAAGTAGACCACGCCTCGGGCGCGGCCTCAAGGACTGGCGCCACGCCCTCACTCGGCTTGAAGGCGCCTACGCGGACGGCACCCTTCGCGCCTATCGCGCAGACATGGAAGTTTTTGAGAGCTGGTGCAGTAGAGCGAAACGAGCGGCAATCCCCGCTTGTCCAGAAACGCTCGCCGCTTTCGTCGCGCAGCAATCCGAACTTGTCGCGCCCTCAACATTGAAGCGGCGCGTCGCGGCAATTCGCAAAATCCACAGACTTATGAAATTGGAAAACCCGGCAACGGATGAAGAAGTGCTCATCGCGATGCGTCGGGCTTTGAGAAAAAGGCCGACGCGGCCGCGGCAAGCGTTAGGGCTAACAAGCAGCTTCCGCAACAGGCTTATTGCAGCATGTCCGGACTCACTGCTTGGGAAGCGAGACCGTGCGCTCATCGCCCTTGGTTATGATACGCTCTGCCGCCGTGCGGAGCTTGTCGCCCTCCAAGTGGAAGACATCGTTGGCTCCGACAATCAAACCGCCCAGATCCTCATCAGGCGCTCCAAAAGCGATCCTTACGGACACGGACGCCTCGGATATGTCTCACCAGATACCCGCCAGTTATTGAACGTGTGGCTTAGAGCAGCGAAAATCGAGGAAGGATTTATCTTCCGGACAGTGCGCCGGGGCAGCGTTGGTCGCCAACCGCTGCACCCCTCTTCTATCAACCGCATCCTGAAGCGAAATGCGGCGGCGGCCAAACTTCACCCTAGGGACATAGAGGCGATCTCGGGGCATTCAATGCGCGTTGGCGCCGCTCAAGACATGATCGTTTCGGGCTTGAGTATTTTGCCCATCATGCAGGCTGGTGGATGGAAGTCCGTCAATGTCGTAAACAGGTATGTTGAAAACGCAAATCTTACTCCATTACTGGAAAGAGCCCGAGCAGGAGTCCAAATGATCGCTAAAAAGTAA
- a CDS encoding L,D-transpeptidase, protein MITRRKFCSGSLVMGAGALTGCTGAPSSRPLDVTLARPDYKAIYNEYPGERFAIRGFDYRKANPVFLRQTVAYSGPERPGTVVVDTATRHLYFVEEVGKATRYGVGVGRDGFAWSGNARINMKRDWPDWIPPSEMVSRTPEIVAELQPTPRGLGVPGGPRSPLGARAMYLFGEGRDLGYRIHGTTEPETIGTNVSSGCIRMINQDIAHLYARVAIGTPVIVLA, encoded by the coding sequence ATGATCACCCGCCGCAAGTTCTGCTCGGGCAGCCTCGTTATGGGCGCCGGGGCTCTCACAGGCTGCACGGGCGCCCCCTCCAGCCGTCCTCTTGACGTCACGCTGGCGCGCCCTGACTACAAGGCGATCTATAACGAATATCCCGGAGAGCGATTTGCAATCCGAGGGTTTGATTACCGGAAAGCCAACCCGGTCTTTCTTCGCCAAACCGTCGCCTATAGCGGTCCCGAGCGCCCGGGCACAGTCGTTGTCGATACCGCGACCCGACACCTCTATTTCGTGGAAGAGGTCGGCAAAGCGACGCGTTATGGCGTTGGCGTCGGTCGCGATGGGTTCGCCTGGTCTGGCAACGCCCGCATAAACATGAAGCGCGACTGGCCTGACTGGATCCCGCCGTCGGAAATGGTCAGTCGGACTCCAGAAATTGTCGCTGAATTGCAGCCTACCCCCCGCGGCCTCGGGGTTCCGGGCGGCCCCCGCAGTCCCCTTGGCGCCCGGGCCATGTATCTTTTTGGCGAAGGCCGCGATCTGGGCTACCGAATTCACGGCACCACCGAGCCCGAAACGATTGGAACCAACGTTTCGTCGGGGTGCATTCGCATGATCAACCAAGACATCGCTCATCTTTATGCGCGCGTAGCCATCGGAACCCCGGTCATTGTCCTCGCATGA
- the tnpA gene encoding IS66-like element accessory protein TnpA gives MSKLHHPLDPKGETVQRIEVITGGGERRRRWSDDERAEAVEESLQPGMVVSQVARRRGLTPQQLFTWRREAREKAAASDGVPFAPVVVEPRGTAPAPLPPESKAVAVGAHVIELDVNGASVWIWRDADLSMVTAIIDALKAWS, from the coding sequence GTGTCCAAACTTCATCATCCGCTTGACCCGAAGGGCGAGACTGTCCAGCGCATTGAGGTGATCACGGGCGGTGGGGAACGCCGGCGCCGATGGTCGGATGACGAGAGGGCGGAGGCAGTAGAGGAATCGCTGCAGCCCGGCATGGTTGTCTCGCAGGTTGCGCGGCGGCGGGGATTGACCCCGCAGCAATTGTTCACCTGGCGGCGCGAAGCACGCGAAAAGGCGGCGGCTTCCGATGGAGTTCCCTTCGCGCCGGTCGTTGTTGAACCGCGAGGGACAGCGCCGGCGCCGCTGCCGCCGGAGAGCAAGGCGGTTGCGGTCGGGGCGCATGTGATCGAACTCGATGTTAATGGCGCGAGCGTCTGGATCTGGCGCGACGCGGATCTCAGCATGGTCACGGCCATTATCGACGCATTGAAGGCCTGGTCATGA